A genomic segment from Poecilia reticulata strain Guanapo linkage group LG3, Guppy_female_1.0+MT, whole genome shotgun sequence encodes:
- the LOC103462440 gene encoding LOW QUALITY PROTEIN: calcitonin gene-related peptide (The sequence of the model RefSeq protein was modified relative to this genomic sequence to represent the inferred CDS: inserted 1 base in 1 codon), whose translation MGDVYKTVHCEKXQQIHKSANRLRLETIYNHKGIMSMLKLRTLLLGYALFFCQTFSNAAPSSKESMSDGVTLLNKDAETLLRAIKEFVQITSDEPAKQPADGESNSTAQKRACNTATCVTHRLADFLSRSGGLGHSNFVPTNVGAQAFGRRKRHGLMQDQTHAQ comes from the exons ATGGGGGACGTATATAAAACGGTGCACTGTGAGA CACAGCAGATTCACAAGTCAGCTAATCGGTTACGACTTGAGACGATCTATAATCACAAG GGAATCATGAGCATGCTTAAACTCAGGACGCTCCTTCTTGGTTATGCCCTTTTTTTCTGCCAGACGTTCTCGAATGCGGCACCATCCAG CAAGGAGTCCATGTCGGATGGGGTCACACTATTGAACAAGGATGCTGAAACGTTACTCAGAGCTATCAAGGAGTTCGTGCAGATAACCTCAGATGAACCAGCAAAGCAACCAGCTGACGGGGAGAG caattCCACAGCACAAAAACGGGCATGCAACACGGCCACCTGCGTGACGCACCGCTTGGCTGACTTTTTGAGCCGTTCAGGTGGACTCGGACACAGCAACTTTGTTCCCACAAATGTTGGTGCGCAAGCATTTGGCAGAAGGAAGCGGCATGGCCTGATGCAAGACCAGACACATG CTCAATAG